The Alphaproteobacteria bacterium DNA segment TGTTCAAGACACGGTGGGCGGCCTGCTGCCCTTCAGCCGTCCCTTGCAGGAGATGGGGCGCGAGGTCAGCCGCCAGAATCTGGAAATGGTTGAGCGCACCATGCGTTTGTTCAACCCCTTTGCCGCCGGAGCAGACGAGGCCAGCAAGGTCGAAGCCAAATCCGTTTTAGATACCTTAAGCCGCGCGCAACTGATCTCACGCGTCACCGAGTTGGAGGCGCATTTGCGTAGCCTGGCCAGTTTTGGCTCGCACGCCGTGGCCTCAAATAAATCTTCCGTAACTTCCCCCAAAACATCCAAACGCGCAAAGAAGACTAAAGACTCATGACCGGTTCATCATCTTTGGCGGCCTATTTGCGCCAGGCCGCCGCCGTGATTGAATCCACGATCAACAGCGAGGCGGTTGTCGCCACCGAGCAGGCCATCGTTGTGATCTCTCAGGCGTTGCATGCCAACAAGCCGCTGTTGGTCTGCGGCAATGGGGGATCGGCCAGCGACGCTTGCCATATCGCGGGGGAGATGGTGGGGCGTTTCTTGAAGGAACGGCGAGCCCTGCGCTGTGTCAGCTTGGTGGGCGATCCGGCGGTCATGACGGCGCTGGCCAATGATTACGGCTATGAGCAGGTCTTTGCCCGCCAGGTCGAGGCTTTGGGAGAGAAAGGGGGCGTATTGCTGGCCATCAGCACCTCGGGCAATTCGCCCAATGTCCTGGCCGCATGCCAAAAGGCGCGAGATATGGGCATGCAGGTCATCGGCCTGACCGGGCATGGTGGGGGGAAGATGGCTGCGATGTCAGATATTCTCATAGCCGTGCCTTCGCGCGCCACGCCGGAAATCCAGCAGGTGCATTTGTGCCTTTACCACTATTTATGCCAGGAAGTTGAAATGCGCATAACGGCAATGATTTAAACACGAAATAATCATAGGATTGGATTGATCGAGAATCTATGCAAATCCTGATGATGGATTAATTTAGAACTATTCTATCTCTTGATTAAGAGGCTTAATATGTGCTAGGGTTCCAGATCAAGAATGGCTTACGGCCATTCGGTTTCGTTCAGAGGGCATCATGCTTCAAATCAGAACGATGAGACCGGATGATTGGGGTAGCTATGGTCGGCACGCCCAAGATCAAGGTGGGGGATGGAATTCTCCGTCCATCAGTGCACTGACGGCTGACCATGCGTGTGTGGATGCATTGTCGCTCATCGTTGAGGCGGATGGCACCGTGGTTGCTGGAATACGGCATTGGCGCGTCCTCATGGGTGAATATGTCCCCGCCCTTTTGATGGAACGGACTTTTGTCAAACCCACTCATGTTGATGAGGGGCTTGAGGCATGGTTAATCCGTGAGTCTTTGGATCGGGCCTATCGCTTGGGACACCGAGTCGTCGTGACATTGGGGCATCCGGAAAGATTTCGTCGATTTGGCTTCTCTCGTTCCCTGGGTGCGGCTTTTTCTCTGCCGGGGTATGAATGCCAAGACGAGGAAACACTGTTGGTGATGGAATTTTGTCCCGGCACTTTGATGGGTGTCAACGGCCCCATCAATCGCTGGAGCGAGAATGAGGATGATGCCATCACATCGGGGATGAACAGCGGGCCTTGGACATATCAGGGGGCTACGGCCACTGCCGAGTAATGGTCCCGGACACTTCCATCTAAAAGAAAATCACGCGCCTTGATTGAACGACTTCTACACGCAGAGCATGTAAGGCGGTCGCAGAGAGTATCGGTTCTTCCATAAGTCGTTTCTTCATCGGCCTACTCATTTCAAACGAAGAAAGAACATGCTCCCTGCCATTCTGGGCCAAATCATGGGGGACAAGTTCCTTTCCATAAACTTGCTTTATCCGCGCAATTTATAGCCTGTGGCCAACATCCGCCAACACAAGAACCCAAGAGCCAATGTCACCGTCAGCATGATGAAAAGGCCCAAAGCCGGGTCGCTGTCGCCATGCCCTAACACGCCCTGGCGGAAACCGTCGATCATGTAAAAGAATGGATTTCCCAGGCACAGCCAGCGCCACTCGGCGGGAAGTTGCTCTAATGTGAAGAAAGTCCCGGACAGGAACGTCGCGGGCATGACGACGAAATTATTGATGGCGGCCAGTTGATCGAACTTATCGGCCCAGATGCCCGAAGCCAGCCCCAGCAGGGCCAAAAAGGCCGAACCCAGCAACAGATGAGCCAGCGCCAACCCGGGCTGGGCCGAAGGCATGACGACCAAAGGCAGCAACGCCACGATGGTGGCCGCGCCCACGACCAGGCCGCGCACCACGCCGCCCAAAGCGAATCCGGCCAGCAAATCAGCCGCCGACAAGGGGGCCATCAACACATCGGTGATGTTGGTCTGCATCTTGGATAGGATGAGCGAGCTGGATGTATTGGCAAAAGCGTTTTGCGCCACGGCCATCATCACCAGGCCAGGCGCCAGGAAGGTCAGCACGTCCACGCCGTGAATCTGACGCGCGCCGTGCTGCATGATGACGAAAAAGACGACACAGAACAGCAAGGTGTTTAAGGCAGGGGCAAGCACGGTTTGCACCGGCACCTTCAAGAAGCGCCCAATCTCGCGCCCAGCGAAGGTCCACAGACCGAGCCGGTTGCCCGAGGGCCAAAACAATATGTCGCTGGGATGCATCGGTATCGTCCTTTCATGACGTCTTTTACCCACAACCCTTCCATCATACACATAACATCATCCCGTTGTTTGCCCGAGAATGAATGTCCGCGCACACACCTCACTTTGCCCTTGTTTTCTGCACGATCACGCGGCATTGTGGGCACGTCGAAGGCTGGGGCGGAGCGTAGCGCAGTCTGGTAGCGCATCAGTCTGGGGGACTGGGGGCCGTGGGTTCGAATCCCGCCGCTCCGACCATCTTCGACGGCCCGCGATCTTTGGCCTCATGGCGCTGGGTTTTATGTGTGTTAGGCCGGATATTGTCGCGTCATGACTCAGTCGCGTCATACGGACCCGTAGCTCAGCTGGATAGAGTGCTGCCCTCCGAAGGCAGAGGTCGTGGGTTCGAATCCCGCCGGGTCCGCCACTTCACCCAGGATTCTGGAAAGCTAGTGATGCGTAGGTGGCGTTGCGTCCATCCGCTCTTCAAGTTTTCGAAGCCGTGCTTCGAGTGCGGCGTTTTTGGCATCGGCATTGTCTTTGGCGGCCTTCAGCTCTTGGATGGCTTTGGTCAGGACGGGGATGAGTTCGTTGTATTTGAGGCCCTTGGTTTGCTCGGCGTCCTCGTTGGTCAGCACCACACCGGGAAGGACTTTTTCGACTTCCTGGGCGATGAAGCCGATCTGCTCGCCCTTCATGCCCCCATCCTTGGGATCCTTCCATTCGAAGGTCACCGGCCGCAAGCGCTCGACGGCGGACAGGCCCTGGTCCAGGGAATGAATATTTTTCTTATGCCGCATATCCGATAACGCTCCCGCCGCGCCGATGGCATAGGCTGTGCCGTTGACTTCCAATCTATAACTTGGGGTGGTTGCAGCAATACCAATACCAATATAGCCGGTTGACAGATTGCCCCTGATTGTGTTGCCGATATTCAGATAATCGCTGGTGTCTGCCGCCGGCACATTGACGTTATATCCGATGACAATGTTGTTAGATCCTGTGGTCAGTGTTGCACCCGTGTTATAGCCCAGCGCGGTGTTGTTGTTGCCCGTGGTTTTGGCGGAGATCGCGTAAGCACCCACTGCAGTGTTTGAGCCGCCCGTGGTGTTGGAGTAGAGCGCGCTAGATCCGATGGCGGTGTTATATCCTCCCGTTGAGTTTGTGATAAGCGCGCTAATGCCAACGGCGATGTTCCCGCCGCCCGTGGTGTTGGCTCTGAGCGCTCCAGAGCCCACTGTAGTGTTTGCGGTGCCCGTGGTGTTATTTCTGAGCGCCGTATAGCCCAGCGCGGTGTTGTCGCTACCCATGGTATTTGTGGTGAGCGCATCACCACCCAGTGCTGTGTTCTGGAATCCGGTGGTGCTGGCGTAGAGCGCGTAATTGCCCACAGCAGTGTTGTGGGCACCCGAGGTGTTGGCGGCGAGGGCCTGAAGGCCGACGGCCATGTTGTCGCCGCCTGAATTCGCAGCCCCCGCCCCATAGCCAACGAACAGGTTGTAATCGGTGACATTTCCAATATTCAGGCGGTTTCCGGTGATGCTGACCAGGCCCGTATTGGCGATGGTCATCTGTGTGGTGCCCTCCGTGACGAAGGTCAGCGTGCCGTCGG contains these protein-coding regions:
- a CDS encoding ABC transporter permease, which codes for MHPSDILFWPSGNRLGLWTFAGREIGRFLKVPVQTVLAPALNTLLFCVVFFVIMQHGARQIHGVDVLTFLAPGLVMMAVAQNAFANTSSSLILSKMQTNITDVLMAPLSAADLLAGFALGGVVRGLVVGAATIVALLPLVVMPSAQPGLALAHLLLGSAFLALLGLASGIWADKFDQLAAINNFVVMPATFLSGTFFTLEQLPAEWRWLCLGNPFFYMIDGFRQGVLGHGDSDPALGLFIMLTVTLALGFLCWRMLATGYKLRG
- a CDS encoding SIS domain-containing protein, with amino-acid sequence MTGSSSLAAYLRQAAAVIESTINSEAVVATEQAIVVISQALHANKPLLVCGNGGSASDACHIAGEMVGRFLKERRALRCVSLVGDPAVMTALANDYGYEQVFARQVEALGEKGGVLLAISTSGNSPNVLAACQKARDMGMQVIGLTGHGGGKMAAMSDILIAVPSRATPEIQQVHLCLYHYLCQEVEMRITAMI
- a CDS encoding N-acetyltransferase; translated protein: MLQIRTMRPDDWGSYGRHAQDQGGGWNSPSISALTADHACVDALSLIVEADGTVVAGIRHWRVLMGEYVPALLMERTFVKPTHVDEGLEAWLIRESLDRAYRLGHRVVVTLGHPERFRRFGFSRSLGAAFSLPGYECQDEETLLVMEFCPGTLMGVNGPINRWSENEDDAITSGMNSGPWTYQGATATAE